GAAAATTTAAATAAGAGGTAGGAAAATGGACTTTTTAGAAGGATTCAAAATGAGCTGGGAGTTACTATGGGCAATGTTAACTGCTGACCCTAAATTCACTTTAACATTAGGTGGAGTGATAATTGGTTTAACAGCAATTCTAATATTAATTGAATTTTTAAAGAACCTAAAGTTAAAGAGATCTGGAATGTTAGAAGTTGATAAAATGAGAGGGCGAAGATTTGAAGAATACCTTAGACTTTTACTCGTTCATAGAGGTTATAAAGTTAGACTTACACCTGCTACAGGTGATTATGGAGCGGATCTAATATTAACGTTGAACGACAAAACAATCATTGTTCAAGCAAAGCGATATAAAAAGAAAGTAGGGTTAAAGGCTGTACAAGAAATAGCAACGGCCAAAAGTCATTATAAAGCTAATGAATGTTGGGTAATTACTAATAATTATTTTACTAAGCCAGCTGTCGAATTAGCTTCATCGAATAAGGTAAGGTTAATTGATAGAAACCAACTAATGAAATGGATGCTTGAAAGAAATAAGAGCGCATAGATTTCGGGAGTATATATATGGTTGGGCAGAATACGAATTACAAGATTAATCTTGTTAAAAGCACTTTCTGAAAATGAGGGATACAAGAATAGTGTGGAAGAAGGAAGTATTCTTGATCTAATAACCTCTAAAGAATTTTTACTCCAAGTAAGTGATATAGGTATAGAAATGATCATCAATACTCTAAATATTGAAACTCAGAAAGATTCAAAAGAATTTCCAGTAGAAGAAGACACTATTAATTCTGTTTCCTCTATTATACAAAGATTCGAAAATGAATTATATCAAAATGAAAAGTCAGATAACACGATAAAGAGCTATATTAATAGTATAAATAAGTTTAAGGAATATTTAGATGGTACTGATGAAAACTTACTAACCTTCACTCAAGAAGATGCTATAAGGTACCTACAAGAAGAATCTAGGAGGCTAACTCAACCAACCATAACTAAGAAAATGTCAGCTATTAATGCATTTTCTTAATACCTTATGAAGCCTTTAAACATTAAAGCGAAGAATTTAGAATTTGCCAATAACAAGGAAGTGGATATAGA
This genomic interval from Metabacillus schmidteae contains the following:
- a CDS encoding restriction endonuclease, with product MDFLEGFKMSWELLWAMLTADPKFTLTLGGVIIGLTAILILIEFLKNLKLKRSGMLEVDKMRGRRFEEYLRLLLVHRGYKVRLTPATGDYGADLILTLNDKTIIVQAKRYKKKVGLKAVQEIATAKSHYKANECWVITNNYFTKPAVELASSNKVRLIDRNQLMKWMLERNKSA
- a CDS encoding site-specific integrase; amino-acid sequence: MGRIRITRLILLKALSENEGYKNSVEEGSILDLITSKEFLLQVSDIGIEMIINTLNIETQKDSKEFPVEEDTINSVSSIIQRFENELYQNEKSDNTIKSYINSINKFKEYLDGTDENLLTFTQEDAIRYLQEESRRLTQPTITKKMSAINAFS